The Corynebacterium vitaeruminis DSM 20294 genome window below encodes:
- a CDS encoding HNH endonuclease, which translates to MQSLKAMFALRANPMNLLAEAHGASVDELVAAGAERPEAARMVSLAETYLGRTPYTRMQADCARGIEANGHSLGVVELIEHLASRVADQRHKWRLRLTLCQSSGTLDELERLGRSLLDELKKQPERTEGISITRHDDKTWSARLTGDAALIAEICGAFTDKEAPVRAMHEALTTGAGVTTTLRPVVVVELDKLYQVLDGTRDETVFRCTDGVVRSSTQVLKLLIDEDDWDFALIHPLEGPVDLVRTKRTANLKQRILAAAENPTCAWDGCKKPADECQVHHLVAWQNGGHTTSSNLATCCAYHNGVNDDNPNAPPRRGALARIGGKVRRVWRP; encoded by the coding sequence ATGCAGTCACTGAAGGCGATGTTTGCCCTCCGCGCGAACCCCATGAACCTCCTTGCCGAGGCCCATGGGGCAAGCGTCGACGAGCTGGTCGCCGCCGGTGCCGAGCGCCCCGAGGCCGCCCGCATGGTCTCGCTCGCCGAGACCTACCTCGGCCGCACGCCCTACACGCGGATGCAGGCCGACTGTGCCCGCGGCATCGAGGCCAACGGCCACAGCCTCGGCGTGGTGGAGCTCATCGAGCATCTCGCCTCCCGCGTCGCCGACCAACGCCACAAGTGGCGCCTGCGCCTCACGCTCTGCCAGTCCAGCGGCACCCTCGACGAGCTCGAGCGGCTGGGGCGTTCGCTTCTCGACGAACTGAAGAAGCAGCCCGAACGCACCGAGGGAATCTCGATCACCCGCCACGACGACAAGACCTGGTCCGCCCGGCTCACAGGAGACGCCGCGCTCATCGCGGAGATCTGCGGGGCCTTTACCGATAAGGAAGCCCCGGTCCGCGCCATGCACGAGGCGCTGACCACCGGCGCGGGCGTGACCACGACGCTGCGCCCGGTCGTGGTGGTGGAGCTGGACAAGCTCTACCAGGTGCTCGACGGCACCCGCGACGAGACCGTGTTCCGCTGCACCGACGGCGTCGTGCGCTCGAGCACGCAGGTGCTCAAGCTGCTCATCGACGAGGACGACTGGGACTTCGCGCTCATCCACCCGCTCGAGGGCCCGGTCGACCTCGTGCGCACCAAGCGCACGGCCAACCTCAAGCAGCGCATCCTCGCCGCGGCCGAGAACCCCACCTGCGCGTGGGACGGCTGCAAGAAGCCCGCCGACGAGTGCCAGGTCCACCACCTGGTGGCCTGGCAAAACGGCGGCCACACGACCAGCTCGAATCTGGCCACCTGCTGCGCCTATCACAACGGCGTCAACGACGATAACCCCAACGCCCCTCCCCGACGCGGCGCCCTCGCCCGCATCGGCGGCAAGGTCAGGCGCGTCTGGCGGCCCTAG
- a CDS encoding histidine phosphatase family protein, whose protein sequence is MGRIILMRHGRTYSNASRILDTRPPGAELTLVGKQQARLAGPQLAEVTDDLGGALCSVAIRAQQTALRVINTYEQAKGLARGSVSIEVTPGLQEIFVGDYEGRSEPGAHRAYREALHGWMHDGLGVSMPGGENPRQVLDRYRPVMEGLAARIAEDDRDYLLVGHGAAIRIAGRYSSNVPADVAFDTYLANCAMVVLHPTGEFGSWECESWAGVRL, encoded by the coding sequence ATGGGTCGCATCATCCTCATGCGCCACGGGCGCACGTACTCGAACGCGTCGCGGATCCTCGACACGCGGCCACCGGGGGCGGAGCTGACGCTGGTGGGCAAGCAGCAGGCGCGCTTAGCCGGGCCGCAGCTGGCGGAGGTCACCGACGACCTGGGCGGGGCGCTGTGCTCGGTGGCGATCCGCGCGCAGCAGACGGCGCTGCGGGTGATCAACACCTACGAGCAGGCCAAGGGCCTCGCGCGCGGCTCGGTCTCGATCGAGGTCACGCCGGGGCTGCAGGAGATCTTCGTCGGTGACTACGAGGGGCGTAGCGAGCCGGGGGCGCACCGGGCCTACCGCGAGGCGCTGCACGGCTGGATGCATGACGGGCTGGGTGTGTCCATGCCCGGCGGCGAGAACCCGCGACAGGTTCTTGACCGATACCGTCCGGTGATGGAGGGCCTGGCCGCGCGGATCGCGGAGGATGACCGGGACTACCTCTTGGTCGGCCATGGGGCGGCCATCCGTATCGCCGGGCGCTATTCCTCGAATGTGCCGGCGGATGTCGCCTTCGACACCTACCTCGCCAACTGCGCGATGGTGGTGCTGCATCCCACCGGCGAATTCGGCTCGTGGGAGTGCGAAAGCTGGGCGGGCGTGCGCCTGTAG
- a CDS encoding metallopeptidase family protein gives MIEVSDERFEELVDQALAAIPESVIDHVSNVAILIEDFNEASPYILGLYHGVALTERTFDHTGFLPDTITIYRGALKNYCHCEAQLVEQVRITVMHEIGHYFGLDEDDLHRLGYA, from the coding sequence ATGATCGAGGTCTCCGACGAGCGCTTCGAGGAGCTCGTCGACCAGGCGCTGGCGGCCATCCCCGAGTCCGTGATCGATCACGTAAGCAACGTGGCCATCCTCATCGAGGACTTCAACGAGGCCTCCCCGTACATCCTGGGCCTCTACCACGGGGTGGCGCTGACCGAGCGCACCTTCGATCACACCGGGTTCCTGCCGGACACGATCACCATCTATCGCGGCGCGCTGAAGAACTACTGCCACTGCGAGGCGCAGCTGGTCGAGCAGGTTCGCATCACCGTCATGCACGAGATCGGGCACTACTTCGGCCTCGACGAGGACGATCTCCACCGCCTCGGATACGCCTAG
- a CDS encoding septum formation family protein, producing MSKASRSKVATPLVIVVVLAVVAGVGAYLYTNAKDKSGGVSVSQNASATASVASFTSADAGTCLTWDASSGAVSGFEQTDCAGEHRFEVSSREDLATYPNSEFGASAPMPDLTRQAQLREELCLAPTLAYLGGTFDQLGKYSVASILPPQAAWDQGDRTLLCGVQATDENGAVIATIGKAATQDQSRVFDPGTCVSIDASSATHKVDCAQAHQMETTQIVDLTTVFPQGTPSIDDQDNYLRGVCTQAARDYLGGDDPLYYSTLQPFWSTIQANSWTGGSHSVNCSLVFANPDNSFAVLTGSAKGGLTINGAPPASRPERSPIVNPDALSATAAAPAPAAQ from the coding sequence ATGAGCAAAGCGAGCCGATCCAAAGTGGCCACCCCCCTGGTAATCGTCGTCGTCCTGGCGGTCGTGGCGGGCGTGGGTGCCTACCTCTACACCAACGCCAAGGACAAGTCCGGCGGGGTGTCCGTCTCCCAGAACGCCTCCGCGACGGCGTCCGTGGCCTCGTTCACCTCGGCGGACGCCGGAACCTGCCTGACCTGGGACGCCTCCAGCGGCGCGGTCAGCGGCTTCGAGCAGACCGACTGCGCCGGCGAGCACCGCTTCGAGGTCTCCTCCCGCGAGGATCTGGCCACCTACCCGAACTCCGAATTCGGAGCCTCCGCGCCCATGCCCGACCTCACCCGCCAGGCCCAGCTGCGCGAGGAGCTGTGCCTTGCCCCCACCCTCGCCTACCTGGGCGGCACCTTCGACCAGCTGGGCAAGTACTCGGTGGCCTCCATCCTGCCGCCGCAGGCCGCGTGGGACCAGGGCGACCGCACGCTCCTGTGCGGCGTCCAGGCCACCGACGAGAACGGCGCCGTCATCGCCACGATCGGCAAGGCCGCGACCCAGGACCAGTCCCGCGTCTTCGACCCGGGCACGTGCGTGAGCATCGACGCCTCCAGCGCCACCCACAAGGTCGACTGCGCCCAGGCACACCAGATGGAGACCACCCAGATCGTCGACCTGACCACCGTCTTCCCGCAGGGCACCCCCAGCATCGATGACCAGGACAACTACCTGCGCGGCGTGTGCACGCAGGCCGCCCGCGACTACCTCGGCGGCGACGACCCGCTCTATTACTCCACGCTGCAGCCGTTCTGGAGCACCATCCAGGCCAACTCGTGGACCGGCGGCTCCCACAGCGTGAACTGCTCGCTCGTGTTCGCCAACCCGGACAACTCCTTCGCCGTGCTCACCGGCTCCGCCAAGGGCGGGCTCACCATCAACGGCGCACCGCCCGCATCCCGCCCGGAGCGCAGCCCGATCGTCAACCCCGACGCGCTGTCGGCCACCGCCGCCGCCCCCGCGCCCGCGGCCCAATGA